Below is a window of Heteronotia binoei isolate CCM8104 ecotype False Entrance Well chromosome 14, APGP_CSIRO_Hbin_v1, whole genome shotgun sequence DNA.
ttaaaggtcccactggactcagAGTTTAAACTAGACTTCATGCTCTGTGATGGATCAGGCTCTCTTCACCTGGGCAAACATATTCAGCATGGTTTCAACTACAGTTGAATTCCAGCAGTAGAAGCAattgaagaagaccatagatttataccccacccttctctctgaatcattctcagagcggcttacaatctcctttatcttcttcccccacattggacaccctgtgagttgggtggggctgagagagctctcacagaagctgcccattcaaggacaactctgcgagagctatggctaacccaaggccattccagcagctgcaaggggaggagtggggaatcaaaccccgttctcccagttaaaagttcacacacttaaccactacaccaaagaggagTGGTTCTCAATTGGTAGACACATCTCAAGTTCTCTCTCCAGTCTTCCTGTTGGTGTAGCTGCTGCTATTATGCCTGACTAGGGATGAAGGATCTGCCCTAACAGGACAGTCAAGGCTAGATCTGaaaagatctcagaaactaagcagagtcagcctgaGTTtgttcttggatgagagaccaccaagaaagtccagtattgttatgcagaagcaggcaatggcaaatcacttgttaatctcttgccttgaatatcctgtggggtcaccatatgtcagctgtgacttggttgCACTTTACAGACACAGGAATGAAGGGCAATCACCTACTGGCAATGCTGGCAAACAAGCCCTCCTGTCAGTGGCCCAACAGTCTATGAAAGACAGCCATACACCCTCATCCTTCTCAGGTATTGACCAATTTTCTACACGCTTCGGCACTACCTGAGCTTCATGAACTTGGGCAAGGGGCAGTGCTGGGAAACTGGTCTTGCTCAGTCTTTAATGGAACACCCACATCCCTTACAAATAgccacattttaagaaataaAGACAGAGCGTAATAATGCTTTGATTGTTCTGAATAGAGCTGGGCTTTTTGTTTTACATATGGAAGTTTGGGCACTTTTCCTCAGAGACCCAACCTGAATCAGTTTACTTTAGATGTTCAAATTGTCGACTTCTTTGAAATATGAAAGCCTTAGGTCTGAAGGAAGTAGCTAGCCTTTgtgccatttcttttaaaaaatcatttatttcATAAAAGTCACAGTAATAATACACAATATATATTCATCAACAAAAGCTTAAATATACATTGCCAAAATCTGAGAAGTAACATTTGCTGAGTCGCATCAAGACAGACAAGATTTGATAGCATGTACTCCTGTTACATGAAGACAGAAAATCACTGTAAGATCGTAAGCCGAAGACCACTTTTAGTAAAATATCAGGTTATGCAAATAAGCTTTGTCTTACAAACAAACTGAATTCAAATGTCATCTTCAACAGTTGGAAGGCCCTCCTGTCAACAGAAGGGGTGTGTTTTACcatctctccctcacacacactgtAAATCCACACTTCTACCACCAACACTGTTCTTGAGGGTCAACTGTTGCACACAAACAGAATTCTTGGAGACAGGAATGTTCCGTTCCACCAATAGGGGTCCACTGGTGCtgctctggatccaacccataggtCTGTAGATGGATATTGCAGGTCTTGAGGTATctgtcctggcccactgatggTGGCTGTGATATCAGTGACTTCCACAGACCACAAACAGTCACCACTCCTACCACAACAATCAGCAAATATGCCAATAATGTGGAAAATTTCAGTTGTTAGAGAGGGATCACAACTTAAGATTAACAACATGACATCAGCTCATGTCttacaaaagtttttaaaatgcatcTCTCAGTCCTGAATTACCAGTTTATGGTCTACAGGTTCTCTAATTTCTTGTTTTGAAATTAGGAATATTTTCCATTCCCACCAGTCCTGTGAGTTTACAACTTCTAAAATCATCACAGGGTCATTCAGACGCTGGCAACGTTGGGGTGCAAGGGCTTCACTCTTGCCAATCGGGAAAGGCcaagtctgagactctgagtgggtGACTTCACAAGGACTCCTCCTGGTGGGCTATTAGTGGTTCCAGATGCAGCTAAAGAGATAGGTGAAGATGTGTGTTAAGAAAAATTCCAGGCTGTTTAGATAATCTTTAATTCGTTCATCAGTTATGTTCCTGGTGATGATCGTTTCTTAAATTCTAGGGCTGAAGTATTGTGCAAGTTGTACAGCTTACTTCTAGCGCCCAATTTTAACATAAAGCATATCTCTATAGGCATTTCAGAACTAAACTCTGCATTCATATAATCATGGATGTGTGTAAAAGGCTCTCTGCATCCCAACAAGTATTTTGCAATGCAACCAAGCTCATGCAAGCCTTATCTAAGCTGACTCTCAGCTGGGAAATTTCCTTTTAATATTTTAGCCCAAATCTCAACCACTGCAGtagacaaaacaaacaaacacaccaGCATTTGTGAAATCATTTGTGTTCTTAGCAAACTAGCTCTAAGCAAAAGAGACTCCCTAAAAGAAAAGCATTCAGAATTATCAGGTTGAATTCAGCCTGCTTTCATTCAGCCTTGCTCAATTCCCCTCCTTACTTCAGCCTTCAACCCATGTGGCTTTAAGTCCAACcaggtcccatgatcctcagCTGAGCCATTCTGGGTGACCAAATAAAatctttccttcccttttttcaccagcagaaaaacagATTGGATGTGTTAGAAATTGCACAGGTAGGAGAGTTCATGTTTTCTTTTCATATATAAAACATACCTGGCGGTGTCCAGCTGGGCCTCTTGAGTGCTGTAGAGCTTGATGTTTTTAAAGGCCTTCCAAGTGATTCTGAAGAACTTGGGGCTCTCTTCAAAGTTGCCTCAGGTTTTGCTTGAACTAGCGACATGGTtaaaggcaaaaagaaaaaacctTTGGTTTTTCCCCACTAGCCTTTCAAGGATCAGCAACAGAATTAATTCTGTATTTAGTTCAGAAGGTACTTGTAAACACTGCAGTTGAATTTGAAAAACAAACTTGTAAACACTGCAGTTGaatttgaaaaataaattaatttcTCTGACATTTCTATCAATGAATCTATCAGTTGAAGATGTTTTGTTTCAATGAGTTCCCACACTTAAAATTCCAGTATGAATTTAAAACTTTAATCCTCTTGAAGGCAATGTTTTACACCTGCTCAAAAATCAAATTCATTTTAATGAGATTTGTGCATGCACATCTAAATTTCACTGGAGTGCACTTCAACATCATTGACATTGGAAACACTTCTACGAATACTAAATTGGAAAACTAACATAAATATTGAAAGAAACAAAAATGCTAGAAAGATACGTGACTACACGTGCATAAAAGCATGTGGAGCCTAGTAAAAGCAAAATGGAATCACATAACATTAGAACCAGGGGACACCTAACACAAAACATTGCTCACAGACTGCAAATATGAATTCTTTGAAAACCTCATTGAGaaaagcatataccaaagttcAGGAAGACATGTAACAAATTTGCTTACCCTCAGAGCTCCTTTCCAATTTGGTAGTGGTCTTTGCTTTTTCATTTTTAGCATTTAACTTCTTTCCACCCTTTCCAATTTCCTTAGTTGCCTTCTTCACAGGAAATTCATCATGACCATCTTCGCTGAAGCTGGAATCAGCTTCTGACTCTTCAGCTAAAACCACAAGTAAAATACAGATGAGCCGTGAAAGTGGACATACACAGACAGGTGAACAGTGACACCTTTAGTTTAGTAGTGGGAAGATATGGAAGATAGAAAAAATGTTTGAATGACAATCTCAGAATGAGTGAAAACCTGGCAGTTTATGTAGGAGAGATACCCCAATCCTTTATTCTGAATGTGTAGGAACTAGTTTGCAGTTGTGAACACAGTTTTGGAAGGGGCATGGACACATACAGGAGTGGCAAGATCCAAATGGGGATGGTTAAAGGAGGACTCAATTCCAAGGCAAATAAGATTAGTACAAAAAAATTCTATTTAAACAATTGATTAAAATAAACACCCCTTACTCAGATAATGATGTGCAATTGCCATCAAGATTTGGATACCAATGTGAAAGCAATCTAAAAATGCAACAGAGTACTATACATTTTTTCTTTGGTGCAGTGTTGATTTGTTTTGGTGTAAATTTCAGAGCTACAACTGAAGAGCATGTTCGTTGTTTCCTAGTAAGGCACtaattttttttagtttctcATAATTTCCCATAATTTCCAAGTGCATTTGAAAGGTGGCAAAAAAGGAATAAAATGTTAATATCAACATTTCTCATGACTGTGTAAATAATTATCCACTAATACATCAAACTGCATGAAAAGCAAAGCAAGGATAAAACTATTATAAAAGTTAACCTAATCTTGTATGCTGCCTCCACACTAGTTTTCCCATAAACAGCCGAACAAAATTACTTTACATGGATTAGGTGCTCAAGCCAGTGACATTGTACAGGCAGCCCATTAAACCAGCTCGCTAAAACTAGTTTGTTGTACAAAACCTAGTTAGTTTACAACGGACTGGCCTGTTCTGAATTCCTGTTGAGAAGCTGGAGTGCCATTCTGAGGGCCAGTTCACATAAAAAGTTCATGTGCCTCCCACGCGTCTGGCCCTGGATTCTAGCAGATGTGCTCTAGGATCTTTTTACTCCGAGATTAATTCTCAGGCATGTAGGAGCCCAATAGAGTCTGGGACCATGGGGAAAGCACAcaggtgcagggcttttcttgagcaggaacacagttccagctggcttggcaccaaggggagtgacttaatatgcaaatgggttcctgatgggctttttctacaacccccccccccttgcacagGTGTGTTTTTCAAAACTATGGGCAATGTGTTTTAATACAATGTCCTTGAACACCATGATTCAACATTCAGAACATGTATTATGGAAATAAATGGAAGCACTTACTTGACACCATCTCTTGTTCGCAACTGAGAGCAGAACTTGTACTATCTTGGCTTTCAGTCAGTACCTTCTGCTGAGGTGCTGCTGTTCTTTGTTCGAAATCCTTTACAGTTTGGTCACGTTCATTTGCACTTTCATGCTGAACTGTAATTGAACATTTCGCTTAGCACACACCAAGTATCATGGAGAAAACACTCTGGGTTTATGCTTTGTTGCACCTTTCCAAACCATTAACTCAGCCTCCACCGGTTCAATCCATACTGTTTGGAAAAACTGTGGGATTGTGGTTGCCACACTTGCTCAcacagcaggaattcctttagaTGATCAGGCTTAGCTATCCTTCACACCGAACAATCTTGCCTTTTCCTGCTGTATGGAAATTTTATTATATTAAATCTGTGCTGCTAGTTCTGCCATGCCCACTGATATCAATATGTTAACATATCTCCAGAGAGAAAGGAGTTGCACTCTGGATAGAACTGTTATTTCAAAATCCCTGCATCTCATGGTTAGAACGTCAGGCTAAGTCTGAATCTCCTACTCTACTTTGTACTAGTCCCACACTCAGACTAACCTACCCTGCAGAGCTGTTGTGAGAGGAGAGTGATATAAACATCTGGGTCCTTCTGGGAAAAAAAGTGGATCTAGATGGAATAAAGGAATACATTGTACTGTTAGTATTCTTACCTTGAGCTGCATTATCATGAATGGCTGCTACCACCCCATACCTCCTCAACAATATTTAAAGAAAATGTATGACAGTGTCATAATGAAGTATCTTCTTTACCCAAACACTGAGTGCTTTTACACAGAAattgtttgcaagtgggtttacacagtgaaaatccagttgcaaagtgcattatttagtttgtgtgaACACGCCCATTGTCAGGGAAAtatggaagaaatggcagcacCTGCCACATGCTTAAAGTAACATGTAATTTGCTCTTAAGTGTAAGGATACAATACCAGGATTAGGAATAAAAACAGGAAACACTATTACAAGATACACAGACAACAGGAGTTTCTATTGTAGGAAAACTCTACTAACCTTGTTCCTGTGAATCTTTTACTTTGCAGGTACCTAAAGCTGGTTCACTCACTGACAAAGCTAAGGCAACTTCTAAGTCTCTTTGATAAAGCTTGTCATCCAAGGGAACTCTGAAATATTGCAAACAACAATTTAGGAACATATTCCCAATACACTTTTACCTCCTGCAAACGttaagaaaagcaaaaaaaacccaaattatATTCTCAGTTATTTCAAGCACTAAAAAgaacatttatttttctttcttcaccTTACCTTTTTTTCGCTGCTCTTTTCTGCAGCTCAACCTCCCCTCTAAGCAGCTTATTTTGCGgttccattttcttcttctttgtctcagCGTGCACTCTCTTTGACTTCTTATTTGATGGTGCAGCTATGCTTGTGAAgtcttcatctgtttttgaaaagtaCTTTAGTAGTGCCTCATTCCACTGCAATACTAGTTCCTTCATCCACCATTATTTGCACAGAATTTGTATGTTAAATATTCCAGCGCTTCAGTTTTTAATCATAATCCAATATAATTAAACTAAGCAGAAGAGCGGAATTTGTTCTAGAGAAGGAATGCCCATTTCAAGATTAACTCTTACgtacaaaagtgtgtgtgtatgcatgtgtgtcatattaggccacaccccctgacaccaagccagctggaactgcgttcctgtgcattcctgcctaAAAAAAaagtcgtgtgtgtgtgtatgtaaaatataggagccccgtggctcagagtggtaaagctgcagtactgcagtccaagctctctgttcatgaccagagtttgatcctggcagaagctgggttcagtagcccgctcaaggttgactcagctttccatccttctgaggtcggtaaaatgagtacccagcttgctggggcggggggggaagtgtagatgactggggaaggcaatggcaaaccaccccataaaaagtatgccgt
It encodes the following:
- the RAD51AP1 gene encoding RAD51-associated protein 1, with translation MARRNKKAVDYSQFGDADDDDDEDFTSIAAPSNKKSKRVHAETKKKKMEPQNKLLRGEVELQKRAAKKRVPLDDKLYQRDLEVALALSVSEPALGTCKVKDSQEQVQHESANERDQTVKDFEQRTAAPQQKVLTESQDSTSSALSCEQEMVSTEESEADSSFSEDGHDEFPVKKATKEIGKGGKKLNAKNEKAKTTTKLERSSEVQAKPEATLKRAPSSSESLGRPLKTSSSTALKRPSWTPPAASGTTNSPPGGVLVKSPTQSLRLGLSRLARVKPLHPNVASV